One stretch of Gopherus flavomarginatus isolate rGopFla2 chromosome 2, rGopFla2.mat.asm, whole genome shotgun sequence DNA includes these proteins:
- the HUS1 gene encoding checkpoint protein HUS1 isoform X2: MWCELNQGNFFDEFQMEGVAAEHNEIYLELTPENLSRALKTAQNAKTVKIKLTNKHCPCLTVAVELPSLSSSSRIVTHDIPVGVIPRRLWNDFREPSVPDFDVSIYLPVLKTMKSVVERMKNLSNCIVLEANLNGEMNLKIETDLVSVTTHFKGLGNPPWISEDGSQNSTQNRDPESMAEARIDIRKLLQLLAGQQVNPTKALCNIVSKRIVHFILLHEEVSLQYFIPALA, from the exons ATGTGGTGTGAGTTAAATCAG gggaacTTCTTTGATGAATTCCAGATGGAAGGAGTAGCAGCAGAACACAACGAAATTTATTTGGAGCTGACACCAGAAAACCTATCAAGAGCTTTAAAAACAGCCCAGAATGCCAAGACGGTGAAAATCAAATTGACTAACAAGCACTGCCCCTGTCTCACAGTAGCTGTGGAACTG cCCTCGTTATCGAGCAGTAGTCGCATTGTGACACATGACATTCCAGTGGGAGTTATTCCCAGAAGACTGTGGAATGATTTCCGAGAGCCCAGTGTACCAGATTTTGAT GTCAGTATTTACTTGCCAGTGCTGAAGACCATGAAGAGTGTTGTGGAAAGAATGAAAAATCTCAGCAATTGCATT GTGCTTGAAGCAAATTTAAACGGAGAAATGAACTTGAAAATAGAAACAGATTTAGTGTCTGTTACGACCCATTTTAAAGGTCTTGGAAATCCTCCATGGA TATCAGAGGATGGTTCACAAAATTCTACTCAAAACAGAGATCCGGAAAGCATGGCTGAGGCACGCATAGACATTCGGAAGCTCCTGCAGCTACTTGCTGGGCAACAAGTAAATCCCACGAAAGCCTTGTGCA ATATTGTGAGCAAAAGGATTGTTCACTTCATTCTGCTTCATGAGGAGGTTTCCCTTCAGTACTTCATTCCAGCACTTGCATGA
- the HUS1 gene encoding checkpoint protein HUS1 isoform X1, with protein MRFRAKIVDVACLNHFTRVINTIAKLAKTCTLRLTVDKLYFILTDKVANGGVSMWCELNQGNFFDEFQMEGVAAEHNEIYLELTPENLSRALKTAQNAKTVKIKLTNKHCPCLTVAVELPSLSSSSRIVTHDIPVGVIPRRLWNDFREPSVPDFDVSIYLPVLKTMKSVVERMKNLSNCIVLEANLNGEMNLKIETDLVSVTTHFKGLGNPPWISEDGSQNSTQNRDPESMAEARIDIRKLLQLLAGQQVNPTKALCNIVSKRIVHFILLHEEVSLQYFIPALA; from the exons ATGCGGTTTCGGGCCAAGATCGTGGACGTCGCCTGCCTGAACCACTTCACCC GTGTGATCAATACAATTGCCAAACTAGCCAAGACATGCACTCTACGCCTTACAGTGGACAAACTTTACTTCATCCTTACTGATAAAGTGGCAAATGGAGGGGTCAGCATGTGGTGTGAGTTAAATCAG gggaacTTCTTTGATGAATTCCAGATGGAAGGAGTAGCAGCAGAACACAACGAAATTTATTTGGAGCTGACACCAGAAAACCTATCAAGAGCTTTAAAAACAGCCCAGAATGCCAAGACGGTGAAAATCAAATTGACTAACAAGCACTGCCCCTGTCTCACAGTAGCTGTGGAACTG cCCTCGTTATCGAGCAGTAGTCGCATTGTGACACATGACATTCCAGTGGGAGTTATTCCCAGAAGACTGTGGAATGATTTCCGAGAGCCCAGTGTACCAGATTTTGAT GTCAGTATTTACTTGCCAGTGCTGAAGACCATGAAGAGTGTTGTGGAAAGAATGAAAAATCTCAGCAATTGCATT GTGCTTGAAGCAAATTTAAACGGAGAAATGAACTTGAAAATAGAAACAGATTTAGTGTCTGTTACGACCCATTTTAAAGGTCTTGGAAATCCTCCATGGA TATCAGAGGATGGTTCACAAAATTCTACTCAAAACAGAGATCCGGAAAGCATGGCTGAGGCACGCATAGACATTCGGAAGCTCCTGCAGCTACTTGCTGGGCAACAAGTAAATCCCACGAAAGCCTTGTGCA ATATTGTGAGCAAAAGGATTGTTCACTTCATTCTGCTTCATGAGGAGGTTTCCCTTCAGTACTTCATTCCAGCACTTGCATGA